From Ammospiza caudacuta isolate bAmmCau1 chromosome 31, bAmmCau1.pri, whole genome shotgun sequence, one genomic window encodes:
- the CBX5 gene encoding chromobox protein homolog 5 has translation MGRRSRRAADSSSSGEEEEYVVEKVLDRRVVRGQAEYLLKWKGFSEEHNTWEPEKNLDCPELISQFLRKDRRMRDMRDVRDSEGTRPRERPEGAKRKGLPGEDGRAKKKRESNDIARGFERGLEPEKIIGATDSCGDLMFLMKWKDTDEADLVLAKEANLKCPQIVIAFYEERLTWHAYPEDSEPKERDPPRS, from the exons ATGGGCAGGAGGAGCCGGCGGGCCGCCGACAGCTCGTCCtcgggggaggaggaggagtatGTGGTGGAGAAGGTTCTGGACCGGCGCGTGGTGAGGGGCCAGGCCGAGTACCTGCTCAAGTGGAAGGGCTTCTCCGA ggagCACAACACGTGGGAGCCCGAGAAGAACCTGGACTGCCCCGAGCTGATCTCGCAGTTCCTGCGCAAGGACCGCAGGATGAGGGACATGAGGGACGTgagggacagcgaggggacgCGGCCCCGCGAGCGCCCCGAGGGCGCCAAGCGCAAGGGCCTGCCCGGGGAGGACGGCAGGGCCAAGAAGAAGAgggag AGCAACGACATCGCCCGCGGCTTCGAGCGGGGGCTGGAGCCCGAGAAGATCATCGGGGCCACCGACTCCTGCGGGGACCTCATGTTCCTCATGAAGTG GAAGGACACGGACGAGGCCGACCTGGTGCTGGCCAAGGAGGCCAACCTCAAGTGTCCCCAGATTGTCATCGCGTTCTACGAGGAGCGCCTGACGTGGCACGCGTACCCCGAGGACAGCGAGCCCAAGGAGCGGGACCCCCCCCGcagctga